CTGGCGCGGGCGGCCCGCGCGGCGCTTCAACGACCTCTTCTAGGGAGGGGAAGGCGGCGATGGGCGCGACCCAGGACAGCTTCGACCTGCAGCCGGGCCGCGTCCTGGCGCGCAAGTTCGAGGTGATCCGTCGCCTGGGCGCCGGCTGGGAGGGCGAGGTCTACCTGGTGCGCGAGCGCGCCACCGGCATCGACCGCGCGGCCAAGCTCTTCTTCCCCGAGCGCAACCCCCGCAACCGCACCCTCAACGAGTACGCGCGGCGCCTGCACCGGCTGCGCGAGTGCCCGATCCTGGTCAGCTACGTCACCCAGGAGACGATCCGCGCGCACGGCGCCGACGTGTCGGTGCTGATCTCCGAGTTCGTCGACGGGGAGATGCTCTGCGAGTTCCTGGCGCGCCAGCCGGGGCACCGCCTCGACGTCTTCCAGGGGCTGCACCTGCTGCACGCGCTGGCCGAGGGCGTCTCGGCGATCCACGCCAACAACGACTACCACGGCGACCTGCACGCCGCCAACGTCATCGTCCGGCGCCTGGGTCTGGGCTTCGAGGTGCGCCTGCTCGACCTGCACCGCTGGCCGGGCACGCGCAGCTCGAACATCCAGGAGGACGTCTGCAACCTCGTGCGCCTGCTCTACGACGTGCTGGGCGGGCAGCGCACCTACGCGAAGCACCCGCCCGAGATCAAGGGCGTCCTGCGCGGCCTGCGCCGCTCGCTGATCCTCGAGAGCTTCCGCACCGCCGGCGACCTCGCCCTGCACCTCGAGACCATGCCCTGGGAATCCCGGTGAACCGCCGCGGGGGCGCGGCGTGACGCCAGAACAGATCCAACCAGCCGGCTTCGACATCCTCCACGAGAATGGCCCCTGCCTGGTGATCGGCAAGCCGCCGGGCTTGCTGACGCAGGCGCCGCCGGGCATCGACAGCCTGGAGGCGCGCGTCCGCGCTTTCCTGCAGGCGCGCGACGGCCGCGCCCCCGGCGCCCACCTGGGCGTCGTGCACCGCCTGGACCGCCCGGCGAGCGGCGCGCTGCTGCTGGGGCTCGCACCGACGGCCACACGCGAGCTCAGCCGGCAGATCGAACAGCGCCGGGTGCGCAAACTCTACTGGGCGCTGGTGGCCGGCGCGCCGGCGCCGGCGGCGGGCGCCTGGACGGACCACGTGCGCAAGGTGCCGGACGAGCCGCGGGCGGAGATCGTGCCGGCCGACCACCCGGACGCCCGGCCGGCGACGCTGCGCTACCGCACGCTGCACGGCGGGCCGGACTTCACCTGGCTCGAGATCGAACTGGAGACGGGACGCACGCACCAGATCCGGCTGCAGGCGGCGAGCCGGGGGCATCCGGTCGTGGGCGACGCGCAGTACGGGTCGACGGCGCCCTTCGGGGAACAGCACGAGGATGTTCGGCTGCGGGCGATCGCACTGCACGCGCGGCGGCTGGGCTTCCGGGATCCGGTCACGGGAGGCGAGGTCGAGGTGGTCGCGGAGCCGCCCGGGGCTTGGGGCGGGTTCGCGCCCTGAGGGAAACGGAGAGGTCCGGGCGCCGATCGGCAGCCCGGACCTCTGCGCGTCGTCATGCGGCTTAGCGGCCGCCGGCCAGCTTCAGCTGGGTGTCGAAGACCTTGCGCCGGGACTTGGCGAGCTCGACCTCCTTGGCCGACAGGTCCTTGAGGCGGTCGGCCTCGCGGATGCGGGCGTCGAGGGTCTGGCCCTCGTACTTGCGGATCTCGAGCTCCGCGGCCTGGAGCCGGCCCATCAGCGACGCCGTCAGCGCCTCCCGCAGCAGCGCGTCGCGCTCGCCGCGCTTGGCCGCCAGCGTCAGCTCCTCTTCGCAGGCGCGGGCCGAGGCCGTGGCGAGCTCCACCATCGCCTTGGCGTGCGCCACCTCGCGGGCGCGCAGGTCGGCGCGCCGCTCCAGGAGCTGCTTCTCCAGTTCGGCCTGCTTCTTCTGCCCCTCGAGGTCGAGCTTGCGGACCTCGTCCTTCTCCTTCTTGGCCAGGTCCAGGCGGCTCTTCACGGCGTCGAGCTCGCTCTGCTTCAGGCGGATGCGGGTCTCGGAGCGGGCCTTCATCGCCATCGCCCGCTGCAGGCGCATCTCACCCTCGGCACGCTGGGCCTGGGCCTCGCCCAGCTCGGACTGGATCTCGGCGACGTCGCGGATCGCGACCAGGGCGAGCAGCGAATCGGCCGCCGCGTCGAAGGCCTGCAGCTGGGGCTGGACCGCGGACATGGCGCTGATCGGATCCTGCGCGCGGGCGCCGCCGGCGGCGACGGCCGCGACGGCCGCCAGTGCGAACAGCGCGAGGGTCAGGGATCGTCTCGTCTCCCGAGCAATCAACATCTTCGAGCCTCCCGGTGATGGTGCAGTCATGTGCGAGTTCCTGAAATCGGAATCCGGCACCCAAGATATGCATCATCGACCTTCAGCGCACCAGTTGTCGCGATCTTGAGGGTCGGCATTCATCGGTGACAGGATCGAGGGCGACGAGCCGCGCCCGCAGGCCGCGGTCAGGGCCGT
This sequence is a window from bacterium. Protein-coding genes within it:
- a CDS encoding protein kinase, translating into MGATQDSFDLQPGRVLARKFEVIRRLGAGWEGEVYLVRERATGIDRAAKLFFPERNPRNRTLNEYARRLHRLRECPILVSYVTQETIRAHGADVSVLISEFVDGEMLCEFLARQPGHRLDVFQGLHLLHALAEGVSAIHANNDYHGDLHAANVIVRRLGLGFEVRLLDLHRWPGTRSSNIQEDVCNLVRLLYDVLGGQRTYAKHPPEIKGVLRGLRRSLILESFRTAGDLALHLETMPWESR
- a CDS encoding RNA pseudouridine synthase, which encodes MTPEQIQPAGFDILHENGPCLVIGKPPGLLTQAPPGIDSLEARVRAFLQARDGRAPGAHLGVVHRLDRPASGALLLGLAPTATRELSRQIEQRRVRKLYWALVAGAPAPAAGAWTDHVRKVPDEPRAEIVPADHPDARPATLRYRTLHGGPDFTWLEIELETGRTHQIRLQAASRGHPVVGDAQYGSTAPFGEQHEDVRLRAIALHARRLGFRDPVTGGEVEVVAEPPGAWGGFAP